AGTTTTACAGACGTCCCTCAATTCCCAATGCACTCAACTGGATCAACAACCCTTCCCTCCACATGATATTGTAAGCTTTTTCAATGTCAAAAATACACAAccctcatcacctcttttattgtcagggccttggttatctctgtactaactgtcaCCAGGgcatccatggcagacctccctcTACTGAACGagaagaggctggtgggaggagctataggaggacaggctcatggtaaccatgtttgactccgttccatttatCCAATTCCATTCATTACAATGAATTCCATTCATTACAATGAACCTGTCCTCCTATAtcacctcccaccagcctccactgtcctGAACCTACTCTGTGCTAAGCTCCTCAAACCCATAAATCCCAAGAAATACATTATTCTACTCACTACCATCTTTTCCATCAATTTACACATGTTGTTTGTCAGTGCGGTAGGCCTATAACTGCCCGCCCTAGTGGGATCTTTACCTGGTTTTACAAACAGCAATATCACCGCACGTTTCCACCCAGCAGGTATCACCCCAGTCTTCCACACCTTATTATACCACCCTAACACTGTTTCCAACACAATGTCCAGTGCATGCTTAAACATCATATAACACACTTTATCTTCTCCACAGCTCTCCGACTCCCTTGTCATCTCAAACATAGAAAACTCTGCATCCATTGCTTCTCCTGACTCCCCTTTTCTCTTTAAGACATCTCCATGTCTCCTCTTACTCCCAGAATGCGTTCAACAGCGCAGCATTGTGGAACTGTTTTCCAAAAAGTAGCCATGAAAATGCTCTCTGATCTGTttaacgctctctctctcacacacacacacacacacacacacacacacacacacacacacacacacacacacacacacacacacacacacacacacacacacacacacacacacaagctggtTCTAGCAGTGCATCTTATAATAAATTATGATGAAGTACTGAATAAATAAACAACATACTACTTAGTGATATGTCTCGTTTTATTTCCATAAAGAACATTTCTCTATTAAAATTACAAGCAAGTCTTAAAACCAGGCAGCAGTACTTAAATTATTACAAAATATTGTTTAAATTCATATCTACTGCGACAACATACTACTGTAATCAATAAAATAAGATCATTTAATTAATATTTTAATCATCTTCAATCTGCTCCTATCTAACACATACAACTCAATAATAGCATTTCTGATGATAATAGAGATAGCCAGTAGGCCTATTTAATACATGTATCAAGTGTTCCTAGGTAGGCCTATTGGAAACGCAAAGCTACAAGGGGGAAATTCCAACCCGATTTAAGTGCGTGTAGAAGGGAATttaattccctttttatgcacttttctgtCTAcacgtattctgaccttgaatttaggcatgagaatagcatgctattcacttGCTATTTGTTTAGGTAGACATAAAACAAATGAAGGTGTAGTGGAGACCCCATACcccatattatttttatttttgtattattttttgtatttcttttCTCCCCcatttcaatcttgtctcatcgctgaaacTCACCAACGAGCTCAGGAGGCAAAGGTCGAGTTATGCGTCCCCCGAATCATGACCCGTCAAACAGCACTTCTTAACACCctcctgcttaacccggaagccagccgcaccaatgtgtcagagaaaacactgttcaactgacaaccgagctcagcctgcaggcacccagcccgtcacaaggagtcgctagagcgcaatgagcccccccccccccccccagccaaaccctcccctaacccaggcgacgctgggccagttgtgcgccgccctatgggacttccgatcacgggcggttgtgatacagcccaagatcgaacccgggtctgtagtgacacctttagcattgtgatgcagtgccttagatgcTGCGTCACTTAGGAGGCCCTCAGAAACACCATATTCTAACCTTGtcttgacttaattccctcataattccaccCCCTTTACCCGATGACATGATGAATAAGGTCGAGCTACCTGTTGGTTCCAAGTGAAACAACATCTACTTTATTTTTTCTGATAGAAGTAACAcaattctccatgcactgtaatttacaaattGATAAGAGCTTTTGATTAAATCTAGGTAAATGAGTAAGCCGTTTGgataaggggattgtaaatacaAGTGACAATTGTTTTAGATCTATTTTACCTTGTGATagctggagacaaatgtgaaaccagtcgtatggcagcaaactgaagtGTATCAACCTAGCCTATCATCTTTTCCACAGTGAAGTTTATGAAATGCTGGCCTTATACTGTAACTTGCAAGGGTGAAGTTTGGAGACCCAAGCTATAGGCTTCTGTGGCCATCCGCAAATGACTTTATAGCGCCAAACCTACCGAGTTGATTTATGACTTTTAGAATGTTTGAATTATAAACCCAGATTTTTTACTGTATTTTTTCCAATCTGTTTTAATATTAGCCACTCTCTGTTGAcagtcactgtacatactgtacatttagcATCTTCCCAAGACATCGTTAGTTTACCTTTTTTGCCTCTGTCAAGTTTGTGTGGTTGTTCCTGAGGATAGCTAGCAATAGTGGATCATATTAGGCTACCGTATTACAAATTGGGAAATAATtcgggacatgtagcctattttaaTCATTATGGAACGCAGACCATATGTAGCAGTTTAAATCTGGAGCCTGGTGCACAGTTTACGACAAATGGACCGCTATCATCAAAGTtacatgattagtgaggattattaggatagatttataggactactgTTCAACCCCTATTGTACACTTTTCTCACTTTCAAGTATTTCAGAATTGAACAATGGAATTTGGCAACTTTCAGGATAaatcaaaccactgtatttttgattcatcaataTATTTATTGAGTGgaggctctccaaacctgtttttttttttaaatgatccacagtggtgtaaagtacttaagtaaaaatactttacttCTTTACTTTACTGCcacctggtttgcttaatataaggaatttgaaattatttacactttaacttttgatacttaagtatatttgactAATTAAATTGACTTTTAattcttaagtatatttcaaacccaatacttttagaattttactcaagtagtattttactgggtgacttttacctgagtcattttctattaaggtatctttacttttactcaagtatgacaactggaTATTATTTCCACCACTGATtattcataaatactttcctaaccctaaataataTACAAGCTCcaccaattggtgctgaaaaggaGATGAATACATGGCTTTCTTTCgttgatccctaatattctgaactGTTCTATCCATTTATTCTAATGAGTCTGTCGAGAAAATGTGAATTTAAAGGTACACCACATTTTAAAGGGGTGCTTTAGATAAATGTACTGGAAACCCCTATTGAAAGAAAACTCCATAACAAAATCTATTGGCCAGCAAGTGGCAGGGTTTTCAGcagtttaattaaatgtattcagcACGCGCAAGGGAACAGCACCTGCATAAGGTaagactgaataccaactactgtgAAGTGCATAGGAAAGGCGTACATTTCCTAAGTCTGAATCGGGCCACAAGTGATTTGCAATAGATGAGTCTCAAGGTGATGTCCTTTCATCACATTTGATTAACAAAATGCAAGTAAACCATCAAAAAccattatgttttattttatttacggataTGTCTAAAGGGGGCTACAATACATCTCTACATAGCTAAACCTCAGCTTAGACCCTTTTAAGCACATTTTGACTAAGTCACTATTCAAAATACAACAATGCTTTCCTAACAAGGCCAATTTGTTTTACAGTGAGCACAATAAGCTAAGAAGCCTAAACCACGGCACACAGGCCTAAGCCTATTTAGAAAGGTCTAGACTGGATTCCGAAAACTTGATCAAAGTGCATCTTCTATCAAGATATAAATGATTATTTATGACTATTAATATCAAAATGGTTTCCAAAGAATTCCACTCCATCTGTTTTTGGCTTTATGCTTGAACAACCTTGGAGGAGGAATTGTTGCTTATCCTGGAAGTTGTTGGTGTGACAAAATATGGTTTACCTAAGTTCCTCTCAATGAGGGATTTCAGTCCAGCTCACATTTCAGTCTGGCGTACCTTTTGTGAGTAGTGATGTATCCAGCCTGTCTTTTGTCCCCGAGGAAATCCCCGTCAAGTGTTACCACAGTGGGTTCCGTGAAGTGTGAACGTGGTATTGTGTGGATCGTACACTATCGGGGACAAGACCAGGGAATTACACATTTCCCGTGAATGAGATACGCTGCCATCATGTCACATTCACACCTGCAGCGCTGAGATAAAGGAGTGTCAAAAGACGAGCAACGGTGCTTTTCAGTCACAGTTGAGGGACATTTGAACACGATGACACATGCGGGGGCGGGGCATCCAAGTGAAATGCATTGATAACACAAATCACGTCTTCTTACTGTACATTAAACAGAACATATATGTTGTTGACATAAAACACGGAGTGTGAATTCCATGCCACAATGTGCTGCAGTGGGACATCTCTGCACGTCTATTGAGCAAAAGCAGCCATTTTTTTAATTGCACCGCCCACATACCGCACCAAACTGAATTACAGTGGTGCTTTACTGTGGTGCTCTTTGGGCAAAAGGTTGACGCCAACATTGTGCATGGTCAAAACCAAAAAATACAGTGTGGAAATGTTCCCGGTGACATGTtcatacactcacatacagtatattatacacAGCAAGGCAAGGGGGTGGGTTAAAGGGTGGGGAAAGGCAGTGAACACCACATACCAACATATCCTAACCCTCCACTTCCCATTGCCTTAAATTCAGTTCGATGTGTGCAGTGGAGACTGGAGAGTTTGATGGCTTCCATGGAAATAAATCTCTCTCCGAGTAGCTAGTAGTTTTACTGTAAACGCATCAAGCACCATCTTCAGTTTAACTCGTTCCCAAAGTCTCTGTGGATGGATGGCATAATAGCAGTAGCAGCAATGGAAGTCCTAGCAGCTAGCAAGCTTTGGCTCTGGCTCGGTTGCCACTTGGTTGCCATGTAAATGGAAGATAACATTCCTTAGATGGATATCCTTCCAGCAAGGCACTTGACAGCTTGTCCTCTGTTGGTGATGTAACATAAGCTCTTTGGTTTTATGTCTGTCTATGCTGTATGGTGCTGTTATGTGTGATATGATGCATTCCGAAAATCAGAGGGGCCTTTGTTGCCTTATGTTGTACAATGCATCTGGTAGAAATAAACTATCAATTTATAATATAAGACCCCCTATGATTCTACCTCCACTGGACTACATGTATTATAAACTATGGATTCTCTGTCTGATAGAAAGGGGCTGATAGTAGCCCACCGACTGTACATTATCTGTATAGCATTCCAGATGTGGACGGGATACAGTTAGCTGGACTGTCCTGTCCCAGAGGGGTCTTTCTCACATTTTGGCTGCTTAAGGGGTGCCTCTGTGTCAGAGGCAGTGGCGTGGGAGGGCTGAGGAGAAGGTGTGTCAAAGCTCTTCCCCATCCTGCCCCCCTCTCCAtacatcctctcctcccctggccCGGAGGGAGACTCGTGTGTGCGCATGTGCTTGGCCAGGTGGTCGTTGCGCATGAACACGCGGGGGCACATGGTGCAGCTGAACTTCTTGGTGCCGGTGTGCGTCTGCAGGTGTCGCTGAAGTTCGTCGGAGCGTGTGAAGCGCTTGCCGCAGAAGAGCCAGTTGCAGACGAAGGGCCGGTCCCCGCTGTGCCAGCGCAGGTGGGCCTTCAGGTGGGAGGTCTTGGCGTAGGCCTTGCCGCAGCCCGGGATGTGGCAGTTGTGCATGTGTTTCCTCCGGTCGTCGTCAGTGCTCTGGCCCATCTGCTCGGCGTGGACACAGTTGGGGCACCGGCAGACAGACTGGCCCGAGCCCCTAGAGGCAGAGCGGCGCTGGGGCTTGGGCCGGACCGAGGCGGCACCCTCCTGTGGCTCCTCCAGGGAGTACGACTCCGGCTGCAGGAGCTCAGGTCCTCCCAGTGGCTCCATCTTGAAGCCATCCTGGGGGAAGAGGTGAGAGTGAGCTGAGTGTGAGGCTGGGGCCAGCTGGGCTAGCTGAGCAGGAGTACACAGCTGGGGCTCGGAGCCGTAAGGCCCCAGGGAGGACTGCGGTCCCATGGAGCTCTGACCAACTGCCTGTAAGCCCACACCCTGGCCCGCCTGCAGGTCCATCCAGCTCCCTGGCCCGGTGTGGAGGTCCCACCATGAGGGAACGTTCATCTCGTCTGAGCTGCCACCAGGGGGTGCTGTCCGTAACCAGGGTTCATAGGGGTGGGCCATGAGACCAGCTGCTGTCTGTGGGATACTTGTGTTGAAGGCTGAGTCTGGTGAGGAGTGAGCGGTGGCCGGGTGGGTCTGGAGTGTGGTGTGCTAATTGATAACTGGGTGAAGATGTGTAGACTACCACATGGCTGGATGGAGAGCTTGAGGATTCACGATTACTGACCTGTTGGCAAAAAAAAACGGATTGTCAAATTGTAAAATGGTGTAGTAAATTCTTGTAAGATGACTACTGCTTCTAGCCAAATGGCTACAATTTAGCCCAACAGACACGCCCCCGTCTCCATGGACACCCCACCCCAGTTCTCACGCTGCGTGGCCGAGGAGAGAGCTGACAGAATGCGGGGAAGGAGACGAGGGGAAACGTGTCCGGACAGAAACCTGCCAAATGCATCCGATGCCAGGTACTTCCCATGGCGGAGGACAGTCAAAGAGAAAGCTAAAGAAAACAACTTCAGCGGCCCTAtgaagaggcagaggcagagtggAGAGAAATGCGAAAGGTGgcggaggaaggaggaggagagcgagaaagagagagaggagtgttgaCAGGAACAGCCCCGTGCAGAGATGGGGGGGTGAAAAGGAAGAAGATCCAGGGAGGTAATGGCTGCGGGCCAAGATCTACAGTATTTGTACGTCTCTGAGATTTTCGGAGATGAAGCCTAGCAGACGGAACAACCTGTTTTTTTTATGAATCACACATGATTTACAACAACATCCCTTCGAGGCGACTAACAAAAAAAAGAGACGTTGGGCTAAAAAACGGCTTGCTGGCTGACGGCTCAGGAGCCTGCGAACACAAGTCCAACAATAACACAAGAACGATGACTTTATCCATATAATTAGGGCAGCATGCTCGAAGACAGTCAGCATCTTGTCCCCACTGCTCTGCGGTGCGTAAACTCCAGTGGATCAGAACAATGCTAAAATATACACCCCGCAAATTAGGTTACCTTGGAATTTTGAGAGGTGACGGAATGCACCTGTTAAAATTGGAGGAGTCGAGAGACATTTTTTTTTGCCAAAAAGCTGTAACTCAATCGACAGGAGACACTTTACTTGCTtcaaaacacaaaaaaatgatTCCAAAAATGTTCTGGCCCAAAATGATAAGTTAAAGGTAAATATATGCCATTATTTTGACTGCAGGAAACCAGAAAGCAGTCTGGGTCTGAAGAGGTTACTATCTTTTTCATCTGAAGATCATAGGTTGTGATACCATatctgggagagagagaccatacaGCATTAGCCACCCAGACAATCAAGCTTCAATAGAAGGGTCAAGGTTCAATAGTAGACTTGTCTCCTGTCCCTTGTCCACAAAACCATTGAAGCCAGGTTGAGCAAGCTATTTCCACAACATACAGAAACTTTGCAAAGATAGCCTACAACTTGTGAGATTTAGATTCACTCTCATCCCTTCCAGTGCTTGAAATGGAATGGAAAAGGTATCAATACaaggtacactaccgttcaaaagtttggggtcacttagaaatgtccttgtttttgaaagaaaagcaagtttttttgtcaattaaaataacatcaaattgaaggtcagcatcccggagccgcctcttcactgttgatgttgagactggtgttttacgggtactatttaataaagctgccagttgaggacttgtgtggcgtctgtttctcaaactagacactctaatgtacttgtcctcttgctcaattgtacaccggggcctcccactcctctttctattctggttagggacagtttgcgctgttctgtgaagggagtagtacacatcattgtacgagatcttcagttccttggcaatttctcgcattgaatagccttcatttctcagaacaagaatagactgacaagtttcagaagaaagttctttgtttctggccattttgagcctgtaatcgatcccacaaatgctgatgctccagatactcaactagtctaaaggccagttctattgcttctttaatcagaacaaccattttagctgtgctaacataattgcaaaatggttttgcaatgataaattagccttttaaaatgattaacttggattagctaacataacgtgccattggaacacaggagtgatggttgctgataatgggcctctatacgcctatgtagatattccataaaagatctgccgtttccagctacaatagtcatttacaacattaacaatgcctacactgtatttctgatcaatttgatgttattttaatggacaaaaaatgtgcttttctttcaaaaacaaggacatttctaagtgaccccaaacttttgagcggTAGTGCAGGTACTGGTACTCAAGCAATAGAACATTTGGGGTGCGGGTACTCCCTACCAATGAGCACGGGCACAACTCAAGCGCTGATCCCTTCAATTGATTTTCAATTTGCTGAGACAACAAACAATGCCTTGAAGACCAACAGGATTACGAGCTATGCTTTGGACTGGTCTTCCCATGGCCCTCTTCAGACACTAGAGAGGAGATGCTCTTGAGTTGGAATGAAATCGTAAAGCAATTAGTTTGGAATTCCAGAATTGGAGGTCTGGTGTTAAAGGTCAAGCTGATTTATTTTACGTTGCCCCGGAGGCAGAGCTCCGCCACTGCTCTGTAATTTTGGGGGAATGTGAGTCAGATGTACCGTGGCGTGAAGCGTCcccctatttttctctctcttccccctcctctcgtTCGCTCTCTGATATAATAGCCCTGTAAACAAATAAGAGAGTGGCCGATCCTCCTCCATTCACAAAAGTGGCTGGAACACTAGAGAGTATCCTGAGGGTAACAGCTGGCATGGGGCCCCTGGGGGAGGGGAGCCGGGGAGGAGGAAGGTGCAGGACGACAGGGCTGCATCGTAAAACCTGCCCGACCAAGACCTAACACAGTCCCCGGTTTACTATTCTGCCCTGCCAAGACCcagcacagcccccccccccgcatCACGGTAGATGACGAACTGACTTTGGGGTTATTCCATGTTGGTTATCGTTCCGATTCAGCCAGTAAAGGGAAAAGTACAAATACGATATAATAGCAGAATAAGATTCCCAATGTTTACTGTCACAACCATGAATAAAAACTGATGCTGGACCGGAGCTTGTGGATTCTCCATACTTTTCTTTTTACCATCCAAAATGCGTTTCTATCAAACACAGACATTTGGAATTGTCATTACTGTATGAAGTATCTGTACTCCTACTTCTAAatatctgtgtttgtgtttgaatgGTTTTTTGAGCTGAGAAAATCTTGTGGTTTAGTCTGATATGTGATATAACGTTACAGGTTCCAAGACATTCTAGAAGACTTAGACGGGAAAATGTCATTAAAATACAGATGAGGATTGATAGTGAAAGTGGCAACAAGCAATCTCATACACATACGGAAATACGTTGGTGACCCTGTAGGATAGTGACTGTCTGACAGCTGTTTGTCTACTAGTATCACAGACAAATGAAACAAATGAAACAACCTTGATTTGTTGTATGTTCATGTGGTTTTACATCAAATGTTGTCAATGTTCCGCATTATGTGTCCAAATGTGAGCAGATTTGTAAACAGTCTTGCACAAACATGAAATTCCAATTCAAATACTCAATCCAAATGTGAAG
This genomic stretch from Oncorhynchus clarkii lewisi isolate Uvic-CL-2024 chromosome 13, UVic_Ocla_1.0, whole genome shotgun sequence harbors:
- the LOC139423835 gene encoding transcription factor Sp6-like, giving the protein MAHPYEPWLRTAPPGGSSDEMNVPSWWDLHTGPGSWMDLQAGQGVGLQAVGQSSMGPQSSLGPYGSEPQLCTPAQLAQLAPASHSAHSHLFPQDGFKMEPLGGPELLQPESYSLEEPQEGAASVRPKPQRRSASRGSGQSVCRCPNCVHAEQMGQSTDDDRRKHMHNCHIPGCGKAYAKTSHLKAHLRWHSGDRPFVCNWLFCGKRFTRSDELQRHLQTHTGTKKFSCTMCPRVFMRNDHLAKHMRTHESPSGPGEERMYGEGGRMGKSFDTPSPQPSHATASDTEAPLKQPKCEKDPSGTGQSS